A single window of Aspergillus flavus chromosome 4, complete sequence DNA harbors:
- a CDS encoding putative plasma membrane H(+)ATPase gives MAEQGGASNDVERVAQAPGSQGRLSTSEGHASRRISRVSYKEDWANLDEYGKLVKYASTYREGGRGDETQGEEEVRRVWYAPWKKRKVLVRHVNQDEGQFPEDWLLTDIHQGLSSNEASNRRRRAGWNELVSEKENPIAKILSYFRGPILYVMELAVLLAAGLDDWIDFGVIIGILCLNAAVGWYQEKQAADVVASLKGDIAMRTTVVRDGQEQEILARELVPGDVIIIGDGQVVPADARIICDVKDPNGWEEFKTMQNQGDLSSTSESDIEEAEGEKEKNKEGDDEKSQKPKKRGYPILACDHSAITGESLAVDRYMGEMIYYTTGCKRGKAYAVVQTSAKLSFVGRTATMVQAAQGAGHFEKVMDNIGTSLLILVMAWILAAWIGGFFRHIPIASPRQQTLLHYTLALLIVGVPVGLPVVTTTTMAVGAAYLAKKKAIVQKLTAIESLAGVDVLCSDKTGTLTANKLSIRNPYVAEGVDVDWMFAVAVLASSHNIDSLDPIDKVTILTLRQYPKAREILRRGWKTEKFQPFDPVSKRIVTIASCDGIRYTCTKGAPKAVLQLTNCSKQTADLYKAKAQEFAHRGFRSLGVAVQKEGEEWTLLGMLPMFDPPREDTAQTIHEAQNLGISVKMLTGDALAIAKETCKMLALGTKVYNSDKLIHGGLSGAMAGDLVEKADGFAEVFPEHKYQVVQMLQDRGHLTAMTGDGVNDAPSLKKSDCGIAVEGATEAAQSASDIVFLEPGLSTIIDSIKVARQIFHRMKAYIQYRIALCLHLEIYLVTSMIIINESIRVELVVFLALFADLATVAVAYDNASFELRPVQWQLPKIWFISCLLGLLLAMGTWVVRGSMFLPSGGIIQNWGSIQEVIFLEVALTENWLIFITRGADTWPSIHLVTAILGVDVLATIFCLFGWFTNQDMPTKPADKFVETTNGWTDIVTVVRIWGYSLGVTIVIALVYFMLNKFKWLDDLGREKRDKGDLKIENLLGHLARLTVEYERPGQPPARFYLAAPKEEEEVE, from the exons ATGGCCGAGCAAGGCGGTGCCTCGAATGACGTGGAACGTGTAGCTCAAGCACCGGGATCTCAGGGTCGACTTTCTACCTCTGAGGGACACGCATCTAGGCGTATCTCCCGAGTGTCTTACAAGGAAGATTGGGCCAATCTTGACGAATATGGCAAGCTGGTCAAGTACGCATCGACCTACCGCGAGGGCGGTCGAGGTGATGAAACacagggagaggaagaggtgagACGAGTCTGGTATGCTCCCTGGAAGAAACGCAAGGTCCTTGTTCGACATGTGAACCAAGATGAGGGCCAGTTCCCGGAAGACTGGCTACTCACCGACATCCATCAAGGTCTGTCCAGCAATGAGGCTTCAAATAGGCGTCGCAGAGCGGGATGGAACGAGCTGGTTtctgagaaggagaatcCCATTGCTAAGATCCTATCATACTTTAGAGGTCCTATTTTGTATG TTATGGAGCTGGCCGTTCTTCTTGCAGCAGGTCTAGATGACTGGATCGATTTCGGTGTCATCATTGGTATCCTGTGTCTGAACGCAGCTGTCGGTTGGTACCAGGAGAAACAAGCTGCCGATGTTGTCGCCAGCCTCAAGGGAGATATTGCAATGAGGACAACAGTCGTCCGTGATGGCCAGGAACAGGAGATTCTGGCCCGCGAGCTCGTACCCGGTGATGTG ATCATAATCGGTGACGGCCAAGTTGTCCCCGCCGATGCACGGATAATCTGCGATGTGAAAGATCCAAACGGATGGGAAGAATTCAAGACAATGCAGAATCAGGGCGACCTGAGCAGCACATCCGAATCCGACATTGAAGAGGCTGAaggtgaaaaggaaaagaacaaagaaggtGATGATGAAAAGTCACAGAAACCCAAGAAGCGCGGTTATCCTATCCTGGCTTGTGATCATTCAGCTATTACCGGAGAGTCTCTGGCAGTCGATCGTTATATGGGCGAAATGATCTATTACACGACAGGGTGTAAGCGTGGCAAAGCATATGCCGTTGTTCAGACTTCTGCAAAGCTCTCGTTCGTGGGTAGAACAGCGACGATGGTGCAGGCGGCCCAAGGAGCAGGTCATTTCGAAAAGGTCATGGATAACATCGGTACCTcgcttctcatcctcgtcatggCATGGATCCTGGCTGCATGGATTGGCGGTTTCTTCCGGCATATCCCGATTGCTTCCCCTCGCCAGCAAACGCTTCTCCACTACACCCTGGCTTTGTTGATTGTCGGCGTCCCTGTCGGTCTCCCCGTCGTTACAACCACTACCATGGCTGTAGGAGCAGCATACCttgcgaagaaaaaggctatAGTGCAGAAGCTTACTGCAATCGAGTCGCTTGCG GGTGTTGATGTCTTGTGTTCTGATAAAACCGGCACTCTCACAGCAAACAAGCTGAGCATTCGAAACCCATATGTGGCTGAAGGTGTAGACGTCGACTGGATGTTTGCCGTGGCAGTTTTGGCGTCGTCTCACAACATCGATTCGCTAGACCCGATCGACAAGGTCACTATTTTGACCCTTAGGCAATACCCCAAGGCACGGGAGATTCTGCGTAGAGGGTGGAAGACAGAAAAATTTCAACCATTTGACCCGGTTTCCAAGCGTATCGTTACAATCGCCAGTTGTGATGGAATCAGATATACCTGCACCAAGGGCGCACCCAAGGCTGTGCTTCAGTTGACAAACTGTTCTAAACAGACTGCCGATTTGTACAAAGCCAAAGCGCAGGAATTTGCACACAGAGGCTTCCGATCTCTGGGAGTTGCAGTccagaaagaaggagaagaatggacCCTCCTCGGTATGCTGCCGATGTTTGATCCGCCCCGAGAGGACACGGCGCAAACGATCCACGAGGCACAGAATTTGGGCATCAGCGTCAAAATGCTTACAGGTGACGCATTAGCCATCGCTAAAGAGACTTGCAAGATGCTCGCCCTCGGAACCAAGGTATATAATTCAGACAAGCTCATTCATGGAGGGCTTAGTGGTGCAATGGCAGGAGACTTAGTGGAAAAAGCAGATGGTTTTGCAGAGGTGTTCCCTGAACACAAATATCAAGTTGTTCAGATGCTTCAGGACCGAGGTCATCTCACCGCAATGACTGGTGACGGTGTTAATGATGCGCCTTCATTGAAGAAATCCGACTGTGGTATTGCAGTAGAAGGAGCTACGGAGGCAGCACAATCTGCTTCGGACATTGTCTTCTTGGAACCAGGCCTGTCAACGATCATTGATTCGATTAAAGTTGCTCGGCAAATTTTCCATCGCATGAAAGCATATATCCAATATCGTATTGCTCTCTGCTTGCATTTAGAGATCTACCTGGTCACGTCGATGATAATCATCAACGAGAGCATCCGTGTCGAGTTGGTAGTCTTCCTTGCTTTATTCGCTGATCTTGCCACTGTTGCGGTTGCTTATGATAATGCATCGTTTGAGCTGCGGCCTGTGCAATGGCAACTTCCGAAGATCTGGTTCATTTCATGTCTGCTAGGCCTTTTGCTTGCCATGGGAACTTGGGTAGTTCGCGGTTCCATGTTCCTCCCGTCAGGTGGTATTATCCAGAACTGGGGCTCAATTCAAGAAGTGATCTTCCTCGAAGTCGCTCTCACAGAAAACTGGCTTATCTTTATTACGCGTGGTGCCGACACATGGCCTTCAATCCATCTAGTTACCGCCATTCTGGGTGTGGACGTTTTGGCAACCATTTTCTGCTTGTTTGGTTGGTTCACTAACCAAGATATGCCCACCAAGCCTGCCGACAAATTCGTTGAAACAACTAACGGCTGGACTGATATTGTCACGGTGGTCCGAATCTGGGGTTACTCTCTGGGCGTGACTATTGTTATCGCATTGGTATATTTCATGCTCAATAAGTTCAAATGGCTTGATGACCTGGGTCGAGAGAAGCGCGACAAGGGTGACCTCAAAATTGAAAATCTGCTTGGTCATCTTGCTCGCTTGACCGTTGAGTATGAGAGACCTGGACAGCCGCCAGCTCGATTTTACTTGGCTGCtcccaaggaggaagaggaggttgagTAA
- a CDS encoding putative thioredoxin reductase has translation MAPKSLFYTLFSSLTVALAASVPQTDYEVIVVGGGPAGLTALSGLSRVRRKTALFDSHEYRNAATRNMHDVIGNDGTVPSEFRGLAREQISRYDTATFIDKRVNTIETVSDEATNTSYFRAQDADGKAYTARKVVLGTGLVDILPDVPGLQEAWGKGVYWCPWCDGYEHRDQPFGILGALPDVVGSVLEVYTLNTDIIAFVNGTQTPDQEAELAKKYPNWEAQLEAYNVRLENETIASFERIQDGSQVKDRNGTRQIDIFRVHFTNGSSVDRNAFITNYPSEQRSDLPKQLGLAMLGNKIDATTNPGMRTSLPGVWAIGDCNSDNSTNVPHAMFSGKKAAVFAHVEMAKEESNAAIDKRDDFVKEVEKRMGNDMEKIYNRSRGL, from the exons ATGGCTCCTAAGTCTCTTTTCTACactcttttctcctccctcaCCGTTGCCCTCGCGGCATCCGTCCCTCAAACCGACTATGAAGTGATCGTCGTGGGAGGCGGTCCCGCTGGTCTCACTGCGCTTAGCGGTTTATCCCGTGTAAGACGCAAGACAGCTCTCTTCGACTCCCATGAGTATCGCAACGCTGCTACGCGGAACATGCACGATGTGATCGGCAATGATG GCACCGTACCCAGTGAATTCCGCGGTCTGGCCCGCGAGCAGATCTCCCGGTACGACACCGCAACCTTCATCGACAAGAGAGTCAACACAATTGAGACTGTCTCTGATGAGGCCACGAACACCTCATACTTCCGGGCCCAAGACGCCGATGGCAAGGCGTACACCGCCCGCAAAGTCGTCCTGGGCACGGGTCTCGTAGACATTCTCCCCGACGTACCGGGTCTGCAGGAAGCCTGGGGCAAGGGCGTGTACTGGTGCCCGTGGTGCGATGGATATGAGCACCGGGACCAGCCATTCGGTATCCTGGGTGCGCTCCCGGATGTCGTCGGCAGCGTGTTGGAAGTATACACCCTGAACACGGATATCATTGCTTTCGTGAACGGTACGCAGACGCCGGACCAGGAGGCCGAATTGGCGAAGAAATACCCCAACTGGGAGGCCCAGCTGGAGGCGTACAATGTGCGCCTGGAGAACGAAACAATTGCGTCCTTCGAGCGCATCCAGGATGGCAGCCAGGTGAAGGACAGGAACGGTACCAGACAGATTGATATTTTCCGTGTTCATTTCACCAATGGCTCGTCGGTTGATCGTAATGCCTTCATTACCAACTACCCCAGTGAGCAGCGGTCGGATCTTCCCAAACAGCTGGGTCTGGCTATGCTCGGTAACAAGATTGATGCCACTACGAACCCTGGTATGAGGACTAGCCTGCCTGGTGTCTGGGCTATTGGCGACTGCAACAGCGATAATAGCACCAATGTGCCTCACGCTATGTTCAGTGGCAAGAAGGCTGCTGTATTTGCTCATG TCGAAATGGCTAAGGAGGAGTCTAACGCGGCCATTGACAAGCGTGATGACTTTGTGAAGGAGGTTGAAAAGCGTATGGGCAAtgatatggagaagatctATAATCGGTCTAGAGGCCTGTGA
- a CDS encoding glycoside hydrolase superfamily: MSLTYCQVIVLAFLMTINGPGGAPEIDFSNANDNCTTFDGTNLLKCPQIGADINTCQKKGKTILLSIGGATYSEGGFQSESAAKAGADLLWKTFGPPTTQGPFLNATSHNGTSRYHNSRFNRLNRVNSTNIHAVRANSTTVRRPFGDATIDGFDFDFEAPVKNMAPFANRLRELSDADKSKQYFLTAAPQCPYPDAADKDILNGPVSIDAVFVQFYNNWCGVNSFSAGQQKQSSFNFEQWDNWAKTVSQNKKAKVLLGVPANTSAASTGYIPASELEPVIAYSKSFESFGGVMMWDVSQAYGNKGFLDSVKGALRNSTAHLLRHGFRLPSFYPVIGR, translated from the exons ATGTCGCTCACCTACTGTCAGGTCATCGTGCTGGCATTCCTTATGACGATTAATGGTCCAGGGGGTGCACCAGAGATAGACTTTTCCAATGCAAATGATAATTGCACCACCTTTGATGGCACAAACCTCCTGAAATGCCCCCAGATAGG TGCGGATATCAACACCTGccaaaagaaaggaaagaccatCCTTCTGTCTATCGGCGGCGCGACTTATAGCGAGGGAGGTTTTCAATCCGAATCCGCGGCTAAGGCTGGCGCAGACCTCCTCTGGAAGACGTTTGGTCCTCCCACAACCCAGGGCCCTTTTTTGAATGCCACTTCTCATAATGGAACATCTCGCTATCATAACAGTCGTTTCAACCGTCTGAACCGTGTCAACAGCACTAATATTCACGCAGTCCGAGCTAACTCCACAACGGTCCGTCGACCATTCGGTGACGCGACCATTGATGGATTCGACTTCGATTTCGAGGCACCTGTGAAGAATATGGCACCATTCGCCAACCGGCTTCGCGAATTGTCGGACGCGGACAAATCGAAGCAATACTTTCTAACTGCTGCACCACAATGTCCGTATCCAGATGCAGCGGATAAGGATATACTCAACGGGCCTGTATCCATTGACGCAGTATTCGTTCAATTCTACAACAACTGGTGCGGAGTAAACTCTTTCTCAGCGGGCCAACAAAAGCAGAGCAGCTTCAACTTCGAGCAATGGGACAACTGGGCGAAAACCGTTTCCCAGAATAAGAAAGCTAAGGTCTTGCTTGGTGTCCCAGCAAACACGAGCGCCGCGAGTACGGGCTATATCCCAGCGTCGGAGCTGGAACCGGTGATCGCATATAGCAAGTCGTTTGAGAGTTTTGGAGGTGTTATGATGTGGGATGTTAGCCAGGCCTATGGTAATAAGGGTTTCTTGGATAGCGTGAAAGGCGCTCTCAGAAACTCCACAGCACACCTTTTACGCCATGGATTTCGTCTTCCGTCATTTTATCCTGTGATAGGACGGTAG
- a CDS encoding PQ loop repeat protein, with protein sequence MYLVSLALEYGAPFFLITSPVTSYADQILSIHRSRSSAGFSLDIPLIMLVASILKVFFWFGDNYSFTLLVQAVIMIGVQMVTLKVALDNRPAPGVKNSLEHVPFSSVSNGGRLTRPYDFWQWKSAKPYWMFLAYFIAALSFIQICLPPIAQSEFYINCLGYIGLAVEATLPLPQIIANHQSRSCKGFRLSVVAAWILGDLMKLSYFFCSQEVIPWAFRLCALFQCVCDLYLGVQFWMYSKASFSAAGSPREPSGNWTVEEKDIRMT encoded by the exons ATGTATCTCgtctctctcgctctcgaATATGGAGCGCCGTTCTT TCTTATCACCTCCCCCGTAACCTCCTATGCGGATCAAATTCTCAGTATTCATCGGAGTAGGAGCTCTGCTGGCTTCTCGTTGGATATACCTCTGATCATGCTGGTCGCGTCAATCTTGAA AGTATTTTTCTGGTTTGGCGACAACTATTCTTTTACGCTGCTGGTGCAAGCCGTCATCATGATTGGGGTCCAAATGGTTACGCTCAAGGTTGCGCTGGATAATCGGCCGGCTCCCGGTGTGAAAAACAGCCTCGAGCACGTTCCGTTCAGCAGTGTCAGTAATGGCGGCAGACTTACTCGACCCTATGACTTTTGGCAGTGGAAGAGTGCAAAGCC ATATTGGATGTTTTTGGCTTATTTCATTGCTGCGCTCTCATTTATTCAGATCTGCCTACCTCCAATTGCTCAGTCCGAGTTCTACATTAACTGCCTCGGATATATCGGTTTAGCTGTGGAGGCCACCCTGCCTCTGCCTCAAATCATTGCTAACCATCAGTCACGCTCATGCAAAGGATTCCGCTTGTCGGTTGTAGCCGCATGGATTCTTGGTGATCTGATGAAACTGAGTTACTTCTTCTGCAGTCAGGAGGTAATTCCCTGGGCTTTCCGCCTATGCGCATTGTTCCAGTGCGTCTGTGATTTGTACCTCGGGGTACAATTTTGGATGTATTCCAAAGCCTCATTTAGTGCTGCTGGCAGCCCTAGGGAGCCCAGTGGAAACTGGACTgttgaggagaaagacatCCGGATGACTTGA